One window of the Gopherus evgoodei ecotype Sinaloan lineage unplaced genomic scaffold, rGopEvg1_v1.p scaffold_36_arrow_ctg1, whole genome shotgun sequence genome contains the following:
- the LOC115641951 gene encoding olfactory receptor 51G2-like gives MSPVNDTQFTYAVLLLTGIPGQEKVYLWISVPFCLMYVISIVGNSVILFIIKIDSSLHEPMYIFLSMLAITDLGLSIATMPTILGMYLFNSREISLNACFTQLFFIHSLQCIESSILLLMAFDRFIAICNPLRYTSILTLPRAAKMGLVCVLRGIAAMFPLPFLLKRFQYCRANVLSHSYCLHQEVMKMACSDITVNSIYGLFITLLTVSLDSLLILLSYVMIFKTVLSVASHAECLRALNTCVSHLCAVLIFYTPEIGLSMIHRFGESSSHLPPILLGYVSMLVPPLMNPVVYSVKSKHLRVRIIRVFVK, from the coding sequence ATGTCACCTGTCAATGACACCCAATTCACATATGCAGTTTTACTTCTCAcagggatacctgggcaggaaaAAGTTTATCTTTGGATCTCTGTGCCCTTCTGCTTAATGTATGTTATTtcgatagtaggaaattcagtcattctgttcattataaaaatagATTCAAGCCttcatgagcccatgtacattttcctttccatgttggccatcACAGACCTTGGTTTATCGATAGCCACCATGCCGACGATACTGGGCATGTACTTGTTTAACTCTAGGGAGATCAGCCTCAACGCTTGTTTcacccagctgttcttcatccactcgcTTCAATGCATTGAATCCTCCATActcttgttgatggcctttgaccgtTTCATCGCAATCTGCAACCCACTGAGATATACCTCCATCTTAACCCTGCCAAGAGCAGCCAAaatgggactggtgtgtgtgctaaGAGGTATAGCTGCAATGTTTCCACTTCCCTTTCTCCTGAAACGGTTCCAGTACTGTAgagccaatgtcctctcccattcctactgcCTGCACCAGGAGGTCATGAAGATGGCTTGTTCAGATATAACAGTCAACAGCATCTATGGCTTGTTTATTACACTCTTAACAGTGAGTTTGGACTCACTGCTTATCCTCCTATCTTATGTGATGATCTTCAAAACAGTGCTAAGTGTTGCATCCCATGCAGAGTGCCTCAGGGCCCTGAATACCTGCGTCTCTCACCTCTGTGCCGTCCTGATCTTCTACACACCAGAGATCGGCTTATCTATGATACACAGATTTGGGGAAAGCTCTTCTCACTTGCCTCCAATTCTCCTGGGCTATGTCTCCATGCTTGTTCCACCTCTGATGAACCCAGTTGTGTACAGcgtgaaaagcaaacaccttcgtgTTAGGATAATCCGGGTGTTTGTCAAGTGA